Proteins found in one Brachyspira murdochii DSM 12563 genomic segment:
- a CDS encoding anthranilate synthase component II, producing MILLIDNYDSFSYNLYQLIGKFCSNIEDIKVVKNDELTLEEIEHLNPKLIVISPGPGKPSDAGLCIDIIKNFYNKIPIFGVCLGHQAICEAFGVKVVHASKVMHGKTSIINIDSNSLIFRDLPNNIKVARYHSLSAKKDTVSDCLKISALSDDDEIMAIEHKDYPVFGVQFHPESVMTENGIDIIRNLFRCIEK from the coding sequence ATGATACTTTTAATAGATAATTATGACAGCTTTTCTTATAATCTTTATCAATTGATTGGAAAGTTTTGCAGCAATATAGAAGATATAAAAGTTGTAAAAAATGATGAATTAACTTTAGAAGAAATAGAACATTTAAATCCAAAATTAATAGTAATATCTCCCGGACCCGGTAAGCCAAGCGATGCTGGTTTATGTATTGATATTATAAAAAACTTCTATAATAAAATACCAATATTCGGAGTATGTCTTGGACATCAGGCTATATGCGAGGCATTCGGAGTTAAAGTTGTACATGCTTCTAAAGTTATGCATGGTAAAACTTCTATTATAAATATAGATAGTAATTCTTTAATATTTAGAGATTTGCCAAACAATATTAAAGTTGCTAGATATCATTCTTTATCAGCAAAAAAAGATACAGTTTCAGATTGTTTAAAGATTTCTGCTTTATCAGATGATGATGAGATTATGGCTATAGAGCATAAAGATTATCCTGTATTTGGAGTGCAGTTTCACCCTGAGTCTGTTATGACAGAAAATGGTATTGATATTATTAGAAATTTATTTAGGTGTATAGAAAAATGA